The following is a genomic window from Solanum stenotomum isolate F172 chromosome 4, ASM1918654v1, whole genome shotgun sequence.
NNNNNNNNNNNNNNNNNNNNNNNNNNNNNNNNNNNNNNNNNNNNNNNNNNNNNNNNNNNNNNNNNNNNNNNNNNNNNNNNNNNNNNNNNNNNNNNNNNNNNNNNNNNNNNNNNNNNNNNNNNNNNNNNNNNNNNNNNNNNNNNNNNNNNNNNNNNNNNNNNNNNNNNNNNNNNNNNNNNNNNNNNNNNNNNNNNNNNNNNNNNNNNNNNNNNNNNNNNNNNNNNNNNNNNNNNNNNNNNNNNNNNNNNNNNNNNNNNNNNNNNNNNNNNNNNNNNNNNNNNNNNNNNNNNNNNNNNNNNNNNNNNNNNNNNNNNNNNNNNNNNNNNNNNNNNNNNNNNNNNNNNNNNNNNNNNNNNNNNNNNNNNNNNNNNNNNNNNNNNNNNNNNNNNNNNNNNNNNNNNNNNNNNNNNNNNNNNNNNNNNNNNNNNNNNNNNNNNNNNNNNNNNNNNNNNNNNNNNNNNNNNNNNNNNNNNNNNNNNNNNNNNNNNNNNNNNNNNNNNNNNNNNNNNNNNNNNNNNNNNNNNNNNNNNNNNNNNNNNNNNNNNNNNNNNNNNNNNNNNNNNNNNNNNNNNNNNNNNNNNNNNNNNNNNNNNNNNNNNNNNNNNNNNNNNNNNNNNNNNNNNNNNNNNNNNNNNNNNNNNNNNNNNNNNNNNNNNNNNNNNNNNNNNNNNNNNNNNNNNNNNNNNNNNNNNNNNNNNNNNNNNNNNNNNNNNNNNNNNNNNNNNNNNNNNNNNNNNNNNNNNNTAAATAACTTATGCGAATCTGATACAAAATTATGTAATCTATATGCATTAACAAGATTCATATCTAGTGAGGTGAGATATGAACGATTCAAAAGTGATGAAATTGATGTTGgtcaaaatattaattttgtgaatCTCAAATCAGTTATTGCAGCTGAATTAGACATCGACGAGTTGAGGAAAAAATTGTAAATCGGATACATTGTTGAGGTGAAGAAACAAGGGTGAGGATTTTCAATGTATCTGCTATGCATTGATACACCATACAAAACGGCTGAAGAGATACATAGCTTTGATGGATACATGTTTGTGTGGTAATTGCTATATATCAAATgcatttaatatattttcaaatgtATGTATGCCTAAAATATTAGTGCATGACATATTACAATTTATGTATCTTTTTTGTGTaacaaatattgtattttataaaaagataCATTATACATGTAGTTATTTCAAATAGAACTTTTTGTGTTTGATGCATAACACAATGATGATCAGTTGATATGTATATAATACATGTAATAAAGTTTGAaaactattaaatttgatatatattatgtatcatGCACATATCAATTAATTTGATACATAGTGTCTTATTTAAGAACATAAATGATTTATAAATCAAATGTATTTATTGGTGGTGTTTACAGACACATAGCCTTCTAGTTGAATAATTTTGGGTGTAATATGGTAGTAAAAGATTGCCACTGATATGTATAGTATACCTATTGTTGAATCTGATACACAATTCTCTAGTTATAGAACATTATGATTTATGTATCAAGAATGAAAGTACATTATATAACTTGATACATGTAAATGATACATTAGGTAGTGTTTATGAATCAAGTACAGTtatattgaacatgataaacactaactgaagattcaacaacattagagTTATGCATTAATACCTTAAACATGAACatgatacattgcataaaacaaaGACAATTGTAGCAGTGATGTATCAGATCAGTAATAACAGTAACAAAGACTAatttaagaatacaaataaatgaGATACATTGAAAATCTGTATCTTTTGGTAGTGAAGATCGTGTAATTCCttatttttagcattttttcAACAGTAGATTTATAACTTGAGCATgttgtaacacctcggtatTTGAAAGatctaaatttagaaataattaatttggaaatagaaaaatcagaaattttgcaaattatgcttaagttatgagtttatggctaacttcaaatgaccataagtTTCAGTACAGGATGTGTTAGGTGGCTCATATGATATTGAATGAAAGATCTTgaaatcctctttccaatgcaaccaaatttgctaaatttcgagctcgtatgaggaAGATATGCTCGtttgaagttaggttgtccatttaaggaaagttaaccgaaaatatgaggggtattttgctcttttccttatccaatcagattaaaataaaatatggtaATATTTatgggtctaaactgatttggttcagttttcacaatcctaatttacgctagggttttAGAAATGAGTTCAAGATGAGAaaagagagaagattcaaggcgttcgtcaagttcttgaggttttgttacggaatttcgccaagggtttgatcccaaaaaggtatgtgagttctcatagtgtggggttcgttcacccacatgccaatcatgttattttcagtgcaatttcgttcttgaagttgaaggatttgagttcttgatgagttttcttgaaattccCTTCGTAATCTTTAttgttggggtgttgatgagatCTTCAGATACAAGTTAGTGATTTGAGGATTTTTTTAAGTAAATTATTGTATACATGTGTTGAATAtttgattctaagtgattgagaaagaaaccattcgattctagcgGAAATAGGGTcagaaaatgagaaagaaaattcGTCGGGTTTTCTAGGTAGAGGGCTGGCCAGAGAAGAGGTTCTATAGATCAAGGGCTGGCAccctgcgccactcagtgcgccagggtcgTCTGTCCCCACCCGTTCTCCATCGTTTAAGTTGTCtgagttctttcaaagggtTCCTTCGatccctattgattctaactactctaaactacttctaaacatctagaaatcattcacaacgtgaatcataaccttgaattcataattcaaattcaagatagagctaagagtcaagttttgagagttcttcgagtcattttaagaagtttttttacaaattattttaaaacttgttataagacttgagcattgagttgaggAATAGTAGATctaagttcattttctttaaaatgatatatgagaactaagtattcccaagagaaatgtatttacatttaagaaaagaggaaacaccgatttccaaaagagttcatgagcagttttgagtaccatctcttttaagagaaaaccttttgagtaataatctcaaagttgaggaagaggaaatgttttctttaaaactgtcacgccccgagcctatactctggacgtgaccggcactctaagaccattgctggcccccaagcgaacccttggcctgcctttcttaactcagcggaaacttaactcgacagcataactcaatgcaatgaaaggttataaaataACCAACTGAtaaaaatttggccaaaaaggcaactcgagtcccaaaatagaatatttacatatatacatagatgagacaCTCAAaaccaactgactgactgtctatgaagcctctatatcactgagatggatgttgggacagaccccgcaacatcctaataaaacaaaactaagaggcTCACAACTGATTCTGGAacacaaagaggctcaccacggactctggagtgctcagttGGATCAACGACGTACTGAATGCTgaccctgggtacctgtgtctgcatcgtcataagatgcaggccaactggcatcagtacattgaatgtacaagtatgcgagttggaaagctaaaccacaacttaagcttggatGGAGTACAAatgaactcttaccttggctctgttcaactcataaataactgaactcaatatataaagcaataggacacatgcaatataaagcgtgtaaaatagtgtaaacaacttagttcgttaaggatagaacgataacaaactcaactttacttatataaaagtaatataactttattgggagattctttaactgacaatcaccactatgagccctagtggtgatacaacattttacctcacgttgcccaaggaccatcctataccttgccgtgatataggaagctaactttaccaagtggatccactatcttaactttatgtgatcatctaaaaagtatgacccgttaactcccatgttggcgcatggttcttatggagagttgagttaatatgaactcgtgtccccaattcggtgctcaagactactcccaaaaatacttagctcataagtgttttaaacacatctttctttatttgagataattactcaaaactttgcccgaaggctcacttggaatcgatgttcttttttcttgaaaacttgcccaaaggctcttttggaatcatagttcttttcttactcaaatgtaaaaacatttagaaacttctttgggaatacatagttccctaataacttttgagaaatgaactcaactttaaactctttactcaacttgaaactcttgacttttactctttacttgacttgaaacttgagccttaaaatgaagttaaaacattcaacaaagactcttgaaaaggtttagagacttgctttgactctcttcttgaacttctacactcaactcttaacttcacttgacttggaaactaactcttcttgaattggaatcatgaattcaaggtgtttgatcacgtgttatggacgagttcttgacgtttaaacgtaccttggactgttggaaacaactagggaacataggtacaatacctaggaacatgcatgagaaagtggggaaggaatgggaagacttggcgctctgagaggcgcagAGCGCCATACCTCAAAAGTCAGAAGGGTCTGGTTGGGGCTCTGGTAGGGGCGACaccccaagggctggacctcAAAGTCCCTTGCCAGTGCGCCCCAGgccttttccccgaaaacttgacttttctccttcatttttccaactctaaacctccctTACCTTCAATggtttcaaccccaaacactaaggattataaaatcactcaacatactagagattcaactcaaaaacacaaccaaatcatgtctcaaatcaacaagaacttcaacaacacaatcaacaacatcaacaccaccaccaacaacttcaacaacacaaccaatctttttctcataaataaaatgagcttggCGTGTgtgggaaagaaccaacccaacactatgaactcatataccttaatagggatcaccccccaagaaaaccacgacgatctttacggagtttgcttcttcttctcctttctctccttttctctcaagaaccctaactcgtACTCTTTTAAGAAgggaaaaactgatcaaaaatcagtcttacaccttaatatatatccaaagagaaggctagggaaaagaccaaaatacccttacaatttcCGGACAGAcatccctgccaactgcccaacttccgaagggcataactcactcatacgaactcgaaaatgagcaaactcagcggcgttagaaagatcattccacggaCTTTGCAAAACTGACTTCAACTAAACCTagatcatcctgatctaggagttataactgttcaaagttggccaaaaatttattattttccatacttagccaaatttcccagatttttgaattctttccaaaaatgaaaatttccaattctaagcctcttcatagttatttcaaattgtcggatgttacaaaaacataatgagctaagttatattttgggagtagtattgagcaccgataaggggagagttctaacaactcacaacccccataaaccatgtagccaacgtgggtagaaaatgatcatactttttagatgattcctttattattttttagcatAAAATAGTTGATCTAGGGGAGTTCTATACCTTgacaaagtatatgacagttctggcagcatggactagacgatgtatcatcgcatagctcatagtgatgcttgtcggttagagaatctcccaaatagagtttattttgtatttttgcatacaaacagagtttatattctattttctaatacattgagcggttatctatttttttaaagcttttctttatactacattatttttattgctttatattgaaatgaggttgagttgagttgggagtagtattgagcaccgatatgggagggttctaacaactcacaactcccataaaccatgtagccaacgtgggtagaaaatgatcatactttttagatgattcctttattattttttagcatAAAATAGTTGATCTAGGGGAGTTCTATACCCTgacaaagtatatgacagttctggcagcatggactagacgatgtatcatcacatagctcatagtgatgcttgtcggttagagaatctcccaagtagagtttattttgtatttttgcatacaaacagagtttatattgtattttctaatacaCTGAATggttatctattgttttaaagcttttctttatactacattatttttattactttatattgaaatgaggttgagttgagttgagacgaggtaagtgtttcttcaaTCCCACTTCAaacttatgtcatgttttagaatttccctcacatgctcgtacattccatgtactgacatcatttggcctgcatcttttatgattcagatacaggtaaccaagatGAGCAATCAACgcttcattgatccagttgagttcagagttgtttggtgagcctctCTGCTTTCAGAGGAACCgttctttatatttttccagtatttcagtttgttaggataatcgagggtcttgtcccgacatctcttattgtattagaggcttcatagatagataaacagtagttcatgagtcttttcattttcaattggttatgttgagacttgagttgcctctttggcTAGTCGaatgttttatttctaaaatattctaagtttACTTTTAGACAGTTGAGTAAAGTTATGCTTTTAAGTTCATCTTGtttatgagtaagtcttccactaagagttaagccaagttaagggttcgcttggggccaacaatggttctcgaatgTCGATCACACCttgggtgtaggctcgaggcgtgacagtGGTGTCCTACGTGAATTGCCACATAGGattcatgtgtctacttgttcaactttctACAAGTTTAAGTATCTGTTTGTacacacccaaagttgaagCACACAAATGTAAAATGAAGCTAcgttaaagggcatatttatgcattatgacttaatttttaattgtttagtAGGTTTGATTATTTCTATTCCAGGTAAAAAAtggttttattttactttaataaaataGTCAATGAGACTCATCAAtgaaaaagtcacaaaaaataaattattgaattgaattttagTAAACTCGTTTAgggaaaaaaatacttaataatagtaaataaaattttaaaaagatattaaaatatGTCTTAAAAATAAGTATTGTGTAAGTtagtatgattaaaaaaaaatgagtgatGTCTTCTTAGTTGAATAtgcttttacaattttttttagatttaattcACAACTTagctctaattttttttaacaaaaaatctaACGGTGGTAAAATAACCCCGCAACGCTGAGGACTAGGAAGACCACTTGTGGAGAAATGAAGCCAAGTCTATACAAAATTTACAGCGCTTTAAAGTTTCCGAAAAGAATGGACCCTTTAAAATGGGAACGCAAAATGGATGAATTATATAGTATTCAAAAATAACTAATAAGAGTAAGAAGAATCCAAATCcaaggaaaataaaagaataaggCAACATGTATGTGAAAACGTAATCATAGGGATGAAAATggtgaatttaataaaaattcaaaaaagaagtTGAATCTCTTCCTAAAATTCCTCCCTAACCCActtttttatcaatatataaatgCCTTCTCTAAATACTTTTTCCCTCCATTCACCCAACAAAtattttgcttcattttttttcccacACTAACACTTCAAACTCTACTTTTTCTTTACTATAATACTCTTTTTGAAACTATTTAATTGCTGTTTTATCCTTCACCATTGAAATGGAAGAGTGTAAAACTGAGAAAATCAGTACTAAGCGCTCCAGAGAGGATCCGGACTCGGCCGAGTCGAAGCGAGTTCATACAGTGGCCGAGTCGAACCGAGTTAACTCGGACTCGCCGGAAGTGAAGCAGATCAGAGAAGAAGTATTGGATATCTTAGATGAACAGGAGATTTTAACTGACCGTTTACCTGAGGTTGAAGAGCTGGATTCGGTGATGAAGAGCTTTGAAGAAGAGATTGTTCATCCATCAATTCAACAAACTAATCTCAATTCCGTCGATCCTCAACTAGACCTCAGCTATCTTCTAGAAGCCTCAGATAATGAGCTCGGACTCCCTCCTACCGCTTTATCTTTCGATGACCATGTTAACGCCAAAAACAACATCGCTGGATCGGAGAatgtaattgaatttgaaaaggAGTTGCTGCCGAGTCACGAACTCGGATTACTTGATTACCAGGAGTCACTGGAATTGTCTTAGCGAACAGAGTCCATGCCCgcttaagttatttatttttttcttcaatatttatattggaGGTTGATTATTTGAATTGGAAATTATAAGAAAGGAGCAGCACTATAACACATGGTGCATGTGTACTTAACTGTTTTGTAGGCTGATGAGAAATTGTGAGAAATATAAATTAGAAAAGTGACCATTTTGGTAACTACGTTAGTTTTTTAAATTTGGTACTCCAATGTctcttttaattgattttcataatttaaatgagttttattaaaataaaaagataaatattgaaATAGTTCATTactaatcaaaataataaatagttaaATTTATGAACTTTTCCGTGAATAGTAAGCTCAATAGTTTGTTACTAACAATATTTTTCAATGATTAATAACTTAGGGGTAGCGTGATAACTAGTTATTAGTTAAGTTATTGATGTATTACATTTTGAATGAGCAATattatgtttctttttcttgctaTGTATAAAGTCGGGCCTATataattcaatacactaatATGATGTTTGGTTTCCAATTTAGAAATTTGCATAATTAATATATCTATAAATTANCTCCAATGTctcttttaattgattttcataatttaaatgagttttattaaaataagaagataaatattgaaatatttcattactaatcaaaataataattagttaaatttaTGAACTTTTCCGTGAATAATAAGCTCAATAGTTTGTTACTGACAATATTTTTCAATGATTAATAACTTAGGGGTAGCGCGATAACTAGTTATTAGTTAAGTTATTGATGTATTACATTTTGAATGAGCAATATcatgtttctttttcttgctaTGTATAAAGTCGGGCCTATataattcaatacactaatATGATGTTTGGTTTCCAATTTAGAAATTtgcataattaatatatgtataaattatgagGAAATTTATCTActtattttatacaaaataaaagataaaatatacatgaataactaaCTCCTACATAAATACTATCATAATTAATCTATATATTACAAATACTTAAATGACTCTAACCAACTACCAAACGATCCATAAGGATTTAAATAACAATTTCTTACTTGGTATTTTGCGAATGTGAagatccaaaaaataaaattcttttaacattattaattattaataagtAATTCGTGTATCTCAATTAATGTGATACTTTTCCTTTATAAGTAAGCTAAACAAAAATCTTTtctatatttgataataatttaattttaaactagGGAAACTAGTTAAAAATATCCCTGGACTTTCATTCAATAGTTAACTTTATCATTCGTTGTACTGTGCCCCGTTGTTACTAAACTTGTCACCCGTACCCCTCTTTTAATAAAAttccaaatcaaaataaattatccgaaattttaaaaagaaacatCATCCCTAATCTAATCCACGCCCGACCCTCCTAACAAgtaaatcaaacaagtatacCCCTCCATCTCACATAGATCAACTACTAACcccacaaattcaaattaatctccaagaactccaaaaataagaaaatctaatggaaatgaattttttttcacttgcTGCGGAAAAGCCAAGAACTGTCCGCAATTTGTTTCAAAACTTGATATGCGAGGCAAGTGAAATTGGAATTGCTAGGTGCATCTACTTCTCTCAATTCTGCAAGAAATTGGAGAAAGATGAGCGATGTACCCCTATATATCGTGATCATGAATGATGAACCCATTGTTGTAGATTTTCGATTTAGTAATTTCCACCACATTAACAAACAATGCCCTTGAGAAATTTCTGAATCGAGATGGGTAATCGTGAGCCAATGAGTTTGGGCTAAATTTTCAATATTGGTACCATCAACGACAATGGTCCTTTGGCTCTATGGAGAGAAATCATGTTaaagtcaaaattttaaatcGGCAAGCTGATGAATCCACAAGAATATATAGGTTATTGTTGTTAAAAATGTATGAAGTTTTCatggaggaagaagatgaagaagttttttttccatggaggaaggagaagaagaaattcaattttgaatttaatttgtcatgggttttgttttgtttggtgGGTTGTGTTCGGATTTGGGTTAAAAAGATGAAATCAagtaattgaaattaaaattggaTAATTTTTGTCAATTTGAGGAAAGTATCAAATTAAAGGGTAGATCTATTAAGTTTTGTAACCATGGGGTATAAAAATAGACTTCgatattgaccttctcccagatgtAGCCTATCTCAATTCTTTCTTATTGTATGGCCTCCGTAGAACTTAAGAAATTAAAGGATTAGTTGAAAGACttatatgataaaatattcattAGACCAAGTATCTCACCATGGAGTGCTCCGGTATTATTTGCttgaaagaaggatggttccctctgattgtgcattgactatcggcaattgaataaggttaccataaagaataagtatatTATTCCAAGGATAGGTAACTcgttgaccaacttcaaggagaaaattacTTTTCTCAGATCGACCTTCACTCAGGTTATAACCAATTAAGGGCAAAGGAAAATGACATTCCAAAGATGGTTTTTCAAACCTTGTAGGgtaattatgagtttttggtgatgtattttgggttgactaatacCCCGGCGACGTTCATGTATTTGATGAGCAGGGTATTTAAGcaatatcttgacatgtttgtgattgtgtttatttatgatattttgattcATTCAGGGAGTGGGGATGAACATGTTAAGCATTGGAGGATTGTGTTGTGAATTCTCACGGATTGTGAATTGtacgctaagtttagcaaatgtgactTTTAGTTGAGGTCCGTTGCTTTTCTTTGCTATATGTCTCTGATGAGAGTATTCAAGTTGATTagaagaaaattgaggcagtcaAAAATTGACCTAGACCTTTGTCTGCTTAtgatatacaatttttttttgatttgaccgattactatagaaggtttgtgaaggattttcatctattgcttCTCCTTTGATGACATTGACTCAAAAGGAGGTGAAATTCCTATAGTTGGAAGCTTGTTggaagagttgaaagatagactcacTTCAACCCCTATATTGACATTGCCGGAAGAATTatatggttttgtggtttattgggATGCTTCACGAATGGGTCTTGGTTGTTTTTAATGCAAAATGGAAATGTCattgcttatgcttcaaggcaaaTAAAGGTGCACAAAAtaattatccgactcatgatATGGAGTTAGCGACAGTAGTGTTTGCTCTAAAGATTTGAAGGCATTACCTATATaatgttcatgtagatgtgtttaccaaccacaagagtttaaaatatgtgttcactcaaaatgatttaaattttcaccaaaggaggtgacttgagttattgaaggattacAAAATGAGTGCCTCTACATCTTGGTAAGGtgaatgtggtggcggatgttGTTGTTCGACTATCAATGGGTAGTATTTCTCATGTTGAAGATGGTAAGACAAAGTTAGTTTGAGAGATTTATGGGTTAGCCCAATTGGTTGTTTGTTTGGTTGATTCTAATGAAAGCGGAGTCATTGTTAAAAATGGTTCAGAATCGTCTCTTGTATCGGATATGAAAACTAAGTAAGATCTTGATCCAGTGATAgttgatttgaagaagtaggTTTCTGAGAAATCCATTTAGGCTTTCTCCGAAGGATGAGATGATGTCCTTTGATACGAAGGTCGGTTGTGTGTTTCGAATGTTGATGAGTTGaagaatcaaattttgaaagaagCTCACAGTTGTTGATATTTTATTCTCCTGGGAGCAACCAAAATGTACCGCAACTTgtgggaggtctattggtggaatgaaatgaagaatgatatttcctaatttgtggctaaatgtcctaattgtcaacaagtgaagtttGAGCATAAACAATTtggtggtttggctcaaaaaattagtattcctacatggaagtgggaagatttgaatatgatCTTTATTATGGTTTTCCTCGCATTTGGCGTTACTTTGACTTGATTTGGGTTATTTAGGACCaaatgacaaagtcggctcactATTTTTCCGTGAAGATTTCATTTTCAGCCAAGGAATATGCCAAGATTAATATTTgggaaatggtaaggttgcatggagtgccttttTCCATTTTCTACGATTGTGGAACTCATTGTACATCTTAGTTTTGGAGGTTCTTtcaaagggtcttggtactcaagtgaaacttagcACGAATTTCCACCCTCAAATCGATAAACAAGCCGAGCATACTATCCAgaccttagaagatatgttaagaGCTTGCGTAATCGATTTCAAGGTAGatgggatgaccatttgcctttgattgagttctcttataataagagctatcattctagcattggGATGACACCATTTAAGTCTCTTTATGGAAGGAGGTGTAGTTTTCCCATAgattggtttgaagttggtgagatTGCTTTGATAAGACCCGAGTTGGTGCATCAGGCTATGGAAAAGTTTCGAATCATTCATGAAAGGTAAAAAATGGCACAAAGTCGAGTTTTATGTTGATGTTAGAAGAAGTGAACTTGAGTTTAATGTTGATGATTGgatctacttgaaaatttcaccaatGAAGGGTGTAttgagattttgaaagaaaggGAAGCCTAGTCCCCGATATATGGGCCCATATCAGATTATGAGATGTATTGGCAAGGTTTCTTATGAATTGAAGTTTCCTAATGATTTAGTATCGATACATCTGGTATTCCATGTttctttgttgaagaagtgtgttggaggTCGATGTCCATAGTGTCTTTAAAAGGTTAGGgagttaaagaaaatatttctgATGAAGAGATGctggttgagattttagaccgagAAGTTtagaattttagaaataaagatGTTTCCTTCGTGAAAGTCCTTTGGAGCAATCAATTAgatgaggg
Proteins encoded in this region:
- the LOC125861343 gene encoding uncharacterized protein LOC125861343, with the protein product MEECKTEKISTKRSREDPDSAESKRVHTVAESNRVNSDSPEVKQIREEVLDILDEQEILTDRLPEVEELDSVMKSFEEEIVHPSIQQTNLNSVDPQLDLSYLLEASDNELGLPPTALSFDDHVNAKNNIAGSENVIEFEKELLPSHELGLLDYQESLELS